From Chloroflexota bacterium, one genomic window encodes:
- the ilvD gene encoding dihydroxy-acid dehydratase, whose translation MKSDMVKKGIERAGHRSLLRALGCTDRELDQPFIGIINSFSEIIPGHIHLCSIAEAVKGGVREAGGTPFEMNTIGVCDGIAMNHLGMRFSLPSRELIADSAEILAQAHAFDALVFIPNCDKIIPGMLMAAVRLNIPSIFVSGGPMLAGRFQQQAVDLNSVFLAVGRVAKGEMTEAELTELEKVACPGCGSCAGMFTANTMNCLTEVLGMALPGNGTIPATDARRVRLARETGRAIMNLLQKNICPRDIVTEESMYNAFVVDMALGGSTNSILHLMAIASEAGAEFPLSQINEIGTKTPHLCKISPAGDHRIEDLDYAGGIAALMKELGHLLKLGAKTASGGSVAENIAMAQNKNQEVIRPLSQPYSAKGGLSVLFGNLAPEGAVVKSATVAPEMLSHRGPARVFNSEAEATTAIMRRRINPGEVIVIRYEGPRGGPGMPEMLTPTSLLSGMGLDKEVALITDGRFSGATRGAAIGHVSPEAAARGPIAALQDNDIISINIPKYKLNVELPDTEIRARLAKLPAFEPRISTGYLKRYSEKVSSASKGAIFI comes from the coding sequence ATGAAGAGTGACATGGTCAAGAAAGGCATTGAGCGGGCCGGGCACCGGTCTCTGCTGAGGGCTTTGGGATGCACCGATAGGGAGCTTGACCAGCCCTTCATCGGCATTATCAATAGCTTTAGCGAGATCATCCCCGGACACATTCACCTGTGCAGCATTGCTGAGGCAGTGAAGGGCGGGGTGCGCGAAGCTGGCGGCACCCCCTTTGAGATGAACACTATCGGGGTGTGTGACGGCATCGCCATGAATCATCTTGGCATGAGGTTTAGCCTTCCCTCCCGGGAGTTGATCGCTGATTCTGCCGAGATCCTAGCCCAGGCTCATGCTTTCGACGCTCTGGTATTCATCCCCAACTGCGATAAGATCATCCCTGGCATGCTCATGGCGGCAGTGAGGCTCAACATCCCCTCTATCTTTGTCAGCGGCGGCCCCATGCTGGCGGGAAGATTCCAGCAGCAGGCAGTCGATCTTAACTCAGTGTTCCTGGCAGTGGGAAGGGTAGCCAAAGGAGAGATGACCGAGGCGGAGCTGACAGAGCTAGAAAAGGTAGCTTGCCCAGGCTGCGGCAGTTGTGCCGGCATGTTTACTGCTAACACCATGAACTGCCTCACCGAGGTTCTGGGAATGGCCCTCCCGGGCAATGGCACCATTCCAGCCACGGATGCAAGGCGAGTCCGTCTGGCCAGGGAAACTGGGAGGGCGATCATGAACCTCCTACAGAAAAACATCTGCCCCCGCGACATTGTTACTGAGGAGTCCATGTACAATGCCTTTGTAGTGGACATGGCACTGGGAGGCAGCACCAACTCTATCTTACACCTCATGGCCATCGCTAGCGAGGCAGGAGCCGAGTTTCCTCTGTCACAGATAAACGAGATCGGCACCAAGACCCCTCACCTTTGCAAGATCAGCCCGGCTGGCGATCACCGCATCGAGGATCTGGACTATGCTGGTGGTATTGCAGCCCTGATGAAGGAGCTGGGCCACCTGCTGAAACTGGGAGCTAAGACCGCCTCAGGAGGGTCTGTGGCAGAGAACATCGCTATGGCCCAGAACAAGAACCAGGAGGTCATCCGTCCTTTGTCCCAGCCGTACTCGGCCAAAGGTGGCCTGTCCGTCCTCTTCGGTAATCTGGCCCCTGAAGGTGCGGTGGTCAAGAGTGCCACCGTGGCTCCGGAGATGCTGTCACACCGGGGTCCGGCCAGGGTTTTCAACTCCGAAGCAGAAGCTACCACGGCCATCATGCGACGGAGAATTAATCCGGGGGAGGTGATCGTCATCCGTTACGAGGGGCCGAGGGGAGGTCCCGGCATGCCGGAGATGCTGACGCCCACATCGCTTCTTAGCGGCATGGGCCTAGATAAAGAAGTGGCTCTCATCACCGATGGGCGGTTTTCTGGGGCCACGCGAGGGGCAGCCATTGGACACGTTTCACCAGAGGCAGCTGCCAGGGGGCCTATCGCTGCGCTCCAAGACAATGATATAATAAGCATCAATATCCCTAAATATAAGCTGAATGTAGAACTGCCTGACACCGAGATACGAGCCAGGCTGGCGAAGTTGCCCGCTTTTGAACCCAGGATAAGCACCGGCTATCTGAAGCGCTACTCGGAGAAGGTCAGTTCGGCCAGCAAGGGAGCAATTTTCATCTAG
- a CDS encoding MFS transporter: MTLSDFPRGSDKVRKSLRYGILDGSANAASLGLGQEYVTPFALALKATTAQIGLLSSLSSLVMALSQLLAPQLAERAGSRKRFILRVVFIHALLWVPILLIPHVFPGPKVWWLVGFFTLSVVFGSLGNPAWGSMMSDLVPAGMRGRYFGLRGRICGFTTLVFFFIGGVILRFSATEIFFGFSIIFGAAVLFRLMSWYFISKMYEPPLRLEWWERRGLLDIVSSLTSSNLGRFTIYVSLMNFATYIAGPFLAVYMLRDLRFDYLTYAAVIVSASLVHLTFLTFWGRRADSLGNVKVLSVTSILIPLVPLLWVASHQLYWLIPVQMLSGFAWSGFTLASTNFVYDASTPENRMRCIALFNAMNGGAMCFGAILGGYLALYLPPVLGYSLLTLFLISGLLRGLVAVTLLRHVSEVRPGVRGWRR; this comes from the coding sequence ATAACGCTGTCTGATTTTCCCCGTGGATCGGACAAGGTCAGGAAGAGCCTGAGGTATGGGATACTGGATGGCTCAGCCAACGCGGCTTCGCTGGGGCTGGGCCAGGAGTATGTTACCCCCTTTGCCCTGGCCCTTAAAGCAACTACGGCCCAGATCGGGTTGCTTTCCAGTTTGTCCAGCCTGGTCATGGCCCTGTCCCAACTGTTGGCCCCTCAACTAGCTGAGAGAGCTGGCAGCCGCAAGCGCTTCATCCTTCGTGTCGTCTTCATTCATGCCTTGCTGTGGGTGCCCATTCTCCTGATTCCCCATGTGTTTCCGGGGCCGAAAGTATGGTGGCTGGTAGGTTTCTTCACTCTGAGCGTTGTATTCGGCTCCCTCGGAAATCCGGCCTGGGGAAGCATGATGTCCGACTTGGTGCCTGCGGGAATGAGAGGCAGGTATTTTGGCTTGAGAGGTAGGATCTGCGGCTTTACCACTCTTGTTTTTTTCTTCATCGGTGGGGTCATACTACGCTTTTCTGCGACTGAAATATTCTTCGGTTTCTCGATTATCTTTGGTGCTGCAGTGCTTTTCAGACTAATGTCCTGGTACTTCATCTCGAAGATGTACGAGCCACCTCTTCGGCTGGAGTGGTGGGAGCGGCGCGGGCTGCTCGATATTGTGAGCAGCCTGACCTCATCGAACCTGGGCAGGTTCACAATCTATGTATCGCTAATGAACTTTGCCACGTATATAGCAGGTCCCTTTCTTGCTGTCTATATGCTGCGGGACTTAAGGTTCGACTATCTCACCTATGCTGCCGTCATTGTCTCTGCCTCTTTGGTACACCTGACCTTCCTCACCTTCTGGGGCAGGAGAGCCGATAGCTTAGGGAATGTCAAAGTTCTGAGTGTTACATCTATCCTGATTCCTTTGGTCCCCCTGCTGTGGGTAGCGAGCCATCAGCTTTATTGGCTCATTCCGGTGCAGATGCTTTCCGGGTTTGCCTGGTCCGGATTTACCCTTGCCAGCACCAACTTCGTCTACGATGCCTCGACGCCAGAAAACAGGATGCGTTGCATTGCTCTCTTCAATGCCATGAATGGAGGCGCCATGTGCTTTGGTGCGATTCTAGGGGGCTACCTAGCCTTGTATCTACCCCCAGTGCTGGGCTACAGTCTGCTGACGCTGTTCTTGATTTCCGGCCTTCTGCGGGGACTGGTGGCGGTAACTCTTCTTCGACATGTATCAGAAGTGCGCCCAGGCGTCAGAGGTTGGCGACGGTAA